In one Nicotiana tomentosiformis chromosome 6, ASM39032v3, whole genome shotgun sequence genomic region, the following are encoded:
- the LOC104086173 gene encoding protein MAIN-LIKE 1-like, translating to MIEWWQPETHTFHLPIGKASIALEELEVLFGLPVDGIPAAYPHALRDYTGEDCLHMLQRLTGFQPAELTVLSGASRLQLTPVRQHLVAMDAEITYVLLSEDIDWRMRLLLLMMFGGILFPNTS from the coding sequence ATGATAGAGTGGTGGCAACCGGAGACACACACGTTTCATCTACCCATTGGCAAGGCTAGCATAGCGCTAGAGGAGTTAGAGGTTCTTTTCGGGCTGCCCGTTGATGGTATACCTGCAGCTTACCCGCATGCTCTTAGAGACTATACGGGAGAGGATTGCCTTCATATGTTGCAACGACTCACCGGTTTCCAACCTGCGGAGCTGACTGTGTTAAGTGGGGCCAGTCGATTGCAGCTCACGCCCGTTAGGCAGCATCTGGTAGCGATGGACGCGGAGATTACTTATGTTTTACTGTCAGAGGATATCGACTGGCGCATGAGACTGTTGCTGCTGATGATGTTTGGTGGTAtactgttcccgaacacttcgtaA
- the LOC104086105 gene encoding uncharacterized protein isoform X6, with translation MMRILRRWNAGFSSGLIIPEKYPEETTTRRQSYNLRSVLDPNDLMISRAKKNLRGQILRSMMMMRRRRIVGSQGTYLFHNGSYKIISFVHQRFDRYLLALLKDDGSDGVLYVL, from the exons ATGATGAGAATCCTGAGGCGATGGAATGCAGGGTTTTCTTCTGGTCTCATTATTCCTGAGAAATACCCTGAGGAAACGACTACAAGAAGACAATCTTATAACTTAAGGAGCGTACTTGATCCAAATGATTTGATGATATCAAG GGCAAAGAAGAATCTTAGAGGCCAAATTCTGAGGtccatgatgatgatgaggaggaggaggataGTGGGCAG CCAGGGTACTTATCTCTTCCATAATGGATCTTACAAAATTATATCTTTCGTTCATCAAAGATTTGATAGGTATTTACTTGCACTTTTGAAG GATGATGGATCAGATGGTGTTCTTTATGTGCTCTAA
- the LOC104086105 gene encoding uncharacterized protein isoform X3, translating to MQILIPAQVDRDLLLVRCPETQGFSSGLIIPEKYPEETTTRRQSYNLRSVLDPNDLMISRAKKNLRGQILRSMMMMRRRRIVGSQGTYLFHNGSYKIISFVHQRFDRMMDQMVFFMCSKMQTFFILLCIQSV from the exons atgcagattttgataccggctcaggttgatcgagatttgctattggtccgctgtccggagactcaag GGTTTTCTTCTGGTCTCATTATTCCTGAGAAATACCCTGAGGAAACGACTACAAGAAGACAATCTTATAACTTAAGGAGCGTACTTGATCCAAATGATTTGATGATATCAAG GGCAAAGAAGAATCTTAGAGGCCAAATTCTGAGGtccatgatgatgatgaggaggaggaggataGTGGGCAG CCAGGGTACTTATCTCTTCCATAATGGATCTTACAAAATTATATCTTTCGTTCATCAAAGATTTGATAG GATGATGGATCAGATGGTGTTCTTTATGTGCTCTAAGATGCAAACCTTTTTTATATTATTGTGTATTCAATCTGTATAG
- the LOC104086105 gene encoding uncharacterized protein isoform X5, whose protein sequence is MGSVVLMLDSALSMQILIPAQVDRDLLLVRCPETQGFSSGLIIPEKYPEETTTRRQSYNLRSVLDPNDLMISRAKKNLRGQILRSMMMMRRRRIVGRFSRIDGGWRMTTKLRLLLVLI, encoded by the exons atggggtcggttgtactgatgctggactctgcactttctatgcagattttgataccggctcaggttgatcgagatttgctattggtccgctgtccggagactcaag GGTTTTCTTCTGGTCTCATTATTCCTGAGAAATACCCTGAGGAAACGACTACAAGAAGACAATCTTATAACTTAAGGAGCGTACTTGATCCAAATGATTTGATGATATCAAG GGCAAAGAAGAATCTTAGAGGCCAAATTCTGAGGtccatgatgatgatgaggaggaggaggataGTGGGCAG GTTTTCTAGGATTGATGGAGGGTGGAGGATGACTACTAAACTGAGATTATTACTTGTGCTCATATAG
- the LOC104086105 gene encoding uncharacterized protein isoform X2 produces MGSVVLMLDSALSMQILIPAQVDRDLLLVRCPETQGFSSGLIIPEKYPEETTTRRQSYNLRSVLDPNDLMISRAKKNLRGQILRSMMMMRRRRIVGSQGTYLFHNGSYKIISFVHQRFDRYLLALLKDDGSDGVLYVL; encoded by the exons atggggtcggttgtactgatgctggactctgcactttctatgcagattttgataccggctcaggttgatcgagatttgctattggtccgctgtccggagactcaag GGTTTTCTTCTGGTCTCATTATTCCTGAGAAATACCCTGAGGAAACGACTACAAGAAGACAATCTTATAACTTAAGGAGCGTACTTGATCCAAATGATTTGATGATATCAAG GGCAAAGAAGAATCTTAGAGGCCAAATTCTGAGGtccatgatgatgatgaggaggaggaggataGTGGGCAG CCAGGGTACTTATCTCTTCCATAATGGATCTTACAAAATTATATCTTTCGTTCATCAAAGATTTGATAGGTATTTACTTGCACTTTTGAAG GATGATGGATCAGATGGTGTTCTTTATGTGCTCTAA
- the LOC104086105 gene encoding uncharacterized protein isoform X4 — protein MMRILRRWNAGFSSGLIIPEKYPEETTTRRQSYNLRSVLDPNDLMISRAKKNLRGQILRSMMMMRRRRIVGSQGTYLFHNGSYKIISFVHQRFDRMMDQMVFFMCSKMQTFFILLCIQSV, from the exons ATGATGAGAATCCTGAGGCGATGGAATGCAGGGTTTTCTTCTGGTCTCATTATTCCTGAGAAATACCCTGAGGAAACGACTACAAGAAGACAATCTTATAACTTAAGGAGCGTACTTGATCCAAATGATTTGATGATATCAAG GGCAAAGAAGAATCTTAGAGGCCAAATTCTGAGGtccatgatgatgatgaggaggaggaggataGTGGGCAG CCAGGGTACTTATCTCTTCCATAATGGATCTTACAAAATTATATCTTTCGTTCATCAAAGATTTGATAG GATGATGGATCAGATGGTGTTCTTTATGTGCTCTAAGATGCAAACCTTTTTTATATTATTGTGTATTCAATCTGTATAG
- the LOC104086105 gene encoding uncharacterized protein isoform X1, whose amino-acid sequence MGSVVLMLDSALSMQILIPAQVDRDLLLVRCPETQGFSSGLIIPEKYPEETTTRRQSYNLRSVLDPNDLMISRAKKNLRGQILRSMMMMRRRRIVGSQGTYLFHNGSYKIISFVHQRFDRMMDQMVFFMCSKMQTFFILLCIQSV is encoded by the exons atggggtcggttgtactgatgctggactctgcactttctatgcagattttgataccggctcaggttgatcgagatttgctattggtccgctgtccggagactcaag GGTTTTCTTCTGGTCTCATTATTCCTGAGAAATACCCTGAGGAAACGACTACAAGAAGACAATCTTATAACTTAAGGAGCGTACTTGATCCAAATGATTTGATGATATCAAG GGCAAAGAAGAATCTTAGAGGCCAAATTCTGAGGtccatgatgatgatgaggaggaggaggataGTGGGCAG CCAGGGTACTTATCTCTTCCATAATGGATCTTACAAAATTATATCTTTCGTTCATCAAAGATTTGATAG GATGATGGATCAGATGGTGTTCTTTATGTGCTCTAAGATGCAAACCTTTTTTATATTATTGTGTATTCAATCTGTATAG